From the Odocoileus virginianus isolate 20LAN1187 ecotype Illinois chromosome 20, Ovbor_1.2, whole genome shotgun sequence genome, the window CCTTGAATGTTCCACATTAGGGGAAAACTGGAAATACGAAGACCTGTTTGAGAGGGAGCTGGTAAGTCCAAAGACACATTTTAGGCAAGAGACAGTCAGTCATATAAATACCCTTATTGAGAAAGGAGACCACTTTAATAAATCTGGGACAATTTTTCATCTGAATACATTATGTTATATAAAACAGGTATTTCCCATCAAAGAGAGAATATGTAATTTTGACACAGGTAAGAAAAGCTTAAAGACACATTCCTTTGTGCAAAAAGACAAGCAGGTCTACGGAGAAAAGAAACTCTTGAAATGTAATGACTGTgagaaaactttcagcaaaatcTCAACTCTTACTcttcatcagagaattcatactggagagaaaccctatgaatgtctCGAATGCAGAAAAGCCTTTAGCCAGAGTGCCCACCTTGCTCAACATCAGAGAATCCACACAGGAGAAAAACCCTTCAAATGTACCGAGTGTGGAAAAGCATTCAGCCAGAATGCCCATCTCATTCAACATCAGAGAGTtcatactggagaaaaaccctATCGGTGTCAGCAGTGTAACAAAGCCTTCAGCCAGCTCGCACATCTTGCCCAGCACcagagagttcacactggagagaaaccctatgaatgtatcgagtgtgggaaggccttcagtGATTGCTCATCCCTGGCTCATCACCGAAGGATTCACACTGGAAAGAGGCCCTACAAATGCACTGACTGTGGGAAGGCCTTCCGGCAGAATGCTTCTCTTACACGTCATGGAAGGTACTGtcacactggagaaaaacccTTTGAGTGCATTGACTGTGGGAAAGCCTTCGCCGATCACATAGGACTTATTCAGCATAAGAGAACTCACACTGGAGAGAGACCCTACCAATGTAATGTGTGTGGAAAGGCTTTTAGCCATGGCTCCTCCCTGACCGTCCATCAGAGAACTCATacaggagagaagccctatgaatGTAGTATCTGTGAGAAAGCCTTTAGCCATCGTGGCTCGCTCACTCTCCATCAGAGAgtccatactggagagaaaccctatgagtGCAAGGAATGTGGGAAAGCTTTTCGGCAGAGCACGCACCTTGCCcaccatcagagaattcatactggggaGAAACCTTACGAATGTAAGGAATGCAGCAAAACCTTCAGCCAGAATGCTCATCTCGCACAGCATCAGAAGAtgcacactggagagaaaccatatgaATGTAAGGACTGTGGCAAGGCCTTCAGTCAGATTGCTCACCTTAATCAGCACCAGAGAGTTCACACTGGTGAGAAGCCTTATGAATGTTTTcaatgtgggaaggccttcagtGATGGCTCCTATCTTGCTCAACATCAGAGACTTCACACTGGCAAAAGACCCTATGCGTGTCTCGAATGCGGGAAGACATTCAGACAGAGGGCATCCCTGATCTGTCACCAAAGGTGTCACACGGGCGAGAAGCCTTACAAATGCAACATCTGTGGAAAAGCCTTTAGTCATCGTAAATCCCTTACTCtgcatcagagaattcacacaggagagaaaccttacGAGTGTAAGGAATGCAACAAGGCCTTCAGCCAGATTGCCCATCTGACGCTGCACAggagaattcacactggagaaCGGCCGTATGAGTGTAAAGCATGTGGAAAAGCGTTCAGGCAGA encodes:
- the LOC110133908 gene encoding LOW QUALITY PROTEIN: zinc finger protein 470-like (The sequence of the model RefSeq protein was modified relative to this genomic sequence to represent the inferred CDS: inserted 1 base in 1 codon), translated to MKDFTWLRAGNAPGGDHPTPVQHARLSHRKFGVAQSLGVLGRCPVGAPSCLKPFLPARLEDVEIGTPYMSTGLSMEDAVTFTDVAVDFSQDEWEWLTLAQRTLYKKVMLENYSNLASLGLCISKPDVISLLERDKEPWTAKGELTGGPCADLEYVWMKKELSLNQDIYEEQLSQAMIMERLTSYDLECSTLGENWKYEDLFERELVSPKTHFRQETVSHINTLIEKGDHFNKSGTIFHLNTLCYIKQVFPIKERICNFDTGKKSLKTHSFVQKDKQVYGEKKLLKCNDCEKTFSKISTLTLHQRIHTGEKPYECLECRKAFSQSAHLAQHQRIHTGEKPFKCTECGKAFSQNAHLIQHQRVHTGEKPYRCQQCNKAFSQLAHLAQHQRVHTGEKPYECIECGKAFSDCSSLAHHRRIHTGKRPYKCTDCGKAFRQNASLTRHGRYCHTGEKPFECIDCGKAFADHIGLIQHKRTHTGERPYQCNVCGKAFSHGSSLTVHQRTHTGEKPYECSICEKAFSHRGSLTLHQRVHTGEKPYECKECGKAFRQSTHLAHHQRIHTGEKPYECKECSKTFSQNAHLAQHQKMHTGEKPYECKDCGKAFSQIAHLNQHQRVHTGEKPYECFQCGKAFSDGSYLAQHQRLHTGKRPYACLECGKTFRQRASLICHQRCHTGEKPYKCNICGKAFSHRKSLTLHQRIHTGEKPYECKECNKAFSQIAHLTLHRRIHTGERAYCCSECGKAFGRSSSLTKHQRIHTGQKPFPCDACGKQFLERSSLTVHWRVHTGEKPYACGDCGKAFSQRMNLTVHRRTHTSERPYACGGCGKAFRKTSSLAQHERVHTGEKPFACGDCGKAFSQGMHLAVHRRTHTGEKPYACGECGKAFSQSSYLIQHKRLHISVKPFECGRCGKAFSKNSALTQHQRLHTGEKPYACPVCKKHFTGRSSLAVHQXGPYACGECVKAFGQSAYLIEHQRIHMGEKPYLCAQCGKAFIKNSSLTAHQRIHTGEKPYACRECGKTFSRNTNLTGHLRVHI